In Campylobacter vicugnae, a genomic segment contains:
- a CDS encoding SDR family NAD(P)-dependent oxidoreductase, with product MDFSNKNYAITGSTSGIGKSIAKTLAKKGARLLLLGRDNDRLNKLKNELNLISQVSHHTALFDSNNLNSIDIAIDQFATKFKFNGLIHSAGVLHPSLLRDLSIDKMHELININLLSFFALTKAVLKHGRYIKDDTSIIAISSMAAFGAEPGLSLYGASKAALNSAALSLAKEYAKKGVRINTIAPLYVNTPMYESFATNFISKETQNYKLKELMPFGLIEASDVAEVALFLLSSNSKKITGECIKISSGGGL from the coding sequence ATGGACTTTAGCAATAAAAACTATGCCATCACAGGCTCTACATCAGGCATAGGTAAATCGATAGCCAAAACTCTAGCCAAAAAAGGTGCAAGACTTTTGCTACTTGGTAGAGATAATGATAGATTAAATAAGCTAAAAAATGAACTAAATTTAATAAGTCAAGTAAGCCACCATACGGCTCTATTTGACTCAAATAATCTTAATAGCATTGATATAGCCATAGATCAATTTGCTACTAAATTTAAATTCAACGGCTTAATTCATAGCGCTGGAGTATTGCACCCATCTTTGCTTAGAGATTTAAGCATAGATAAGATGCATGAGCTAATAAATATAAATCTCTTAAGCTTCTTTGCTCTAACAAAAGCAGTATTAAAACATGGAAGATATATTAAAGATGATACTAGCATAATTGCCATTAGCTCTATGGCGGCCTTTGGCGCTGAACCTGGCCTTAGCCTATATGGAGCTAGCAAAGCAGCTCTAAACTCAGCAGCACTAAGCCTAGCTAAAGAGTATGCTAAAAAAGGAGTGCGAATAAACACCATAGCTCCACTATATGTAAATACTCCTATGTATGAGAGTTTTGCTACTAATTTTATATCCAAAGAGACTCAAAACTATAAGCTAAAAGAGTTAATGCCATTTGGATTAATAGAAGCAAGCGATGTGGCTGAAGTAGCACTATTTTTGCTTAGTTCAAACTCTAAAAAGATTACCGGTGAATGTATTAAAATAAGCTCTGGGGGGGGGTTATAG
- a CDS encoding ketoacyl-ACP synthase III, which produces MKIAYYLPSDIIDNEYFANIAKSDEYTTQEIYKKSGIQTRHKASDNELTSDLAAKAVLNLSKEYDIDLGDIDTLLLCTQSPEYLQPATVYLLHHKLNLPKTTNAMEINIACSGYIHGLLVAKSLILSNSAKKVLLCTADMCFKMFEHSDMAQRILFGDGASATIIDKSNAHKIAQVISGTDGSGFFSMYKHHGGYASPFNGQDPKDIALTMNGPEVFLFTIREVPNLVRQTLKANNLNSDDIDFFVFHQANLLILEAITKSLKLERSKVIFDIENIGNTSSSSVPIALKRAIENGTIKPGHKVLIAGFGIGLAWSATIIDI; this is translated from the coding sequence ATGAAAATTGCCTACTATTTGCCTAGCGATATTATAGATAATGAATATTTTGCTAATATCGCAAAAAGTGATGAATATACCACACAAGAGATTTATAAAAAATCAGGAATCCAAACTCGCCATAAAGCTAGTGATAATGAGCTAACTAGCGACCTAGCTGCTAAGGCTGTTTTGAATTTAAGTAAAGAGTATGATATAGACCTTGGCGATATAGATACGCTATTGCTTTGCACTCAATCTCCTGAGTATCTCCAGCCAGCAACTGTCTATCTGCTTCATCATAAGCTAAATTTACCTAAAACAACAAACGCTATGGAGATAAATATAGCGTGTAGTGGCTACATTCATGGTCTATTAGTGGCTAAATCATTAATACTATCTAATAGCGCTAAAAAAGTACTGCTATGTACAGCTGATATGTGTTTTAAAATGTTTGAGCATAGCGATATGGCTCAAAGGATACTCTTTGGTGATGGAGCTAGTGCTACGATAATTGATAAGAGTAACGCTCATAAAATTGCTCAGGTGATTAGCGGTACAGATGGGAGTGGGTTTTTTAGTATGTATAAACACCATGGAGGCTATGCTAGTCCATTTAACGGTCAGGATCCAAAAGATATAGCCCTAACAATGAATGGCCCTGAGGTTTTTTTATTCACTATTAGAGAGGTACCAAATTTAGTTAGGCAAACTCTAAAGGCAAATAATTTAAACAGTGATGATATTGACTTTTTTGTCTTTCATCAAGCAAATTTATTAATTTTAGAAGCCATTACTAAATCGCTTAAACTTGAGCGCTCAAAGGTAATTTTTGATATAGAAAATATAGGTAACACATCATCATCAAGTGTGCCAATTGCCCTAAAAAGAGCCATAGAAAATGGCACTATAAAACCAGGCCATAAAGTGCTAATAGCTGGATTTGGCATAGGACTTGCCTGGAGTGCTACAATCATAGATATCTAA
- a CDS encoding GNAT family N-acetyltransferase, whose translation MNNFIKYGIKISKLELKDIETLRQWRNDPKISKVMLSQNGHHITKEEQLNWFNSLADKSDAIYYMAFVDDLAIGYFCFQQINWQNGQAIPGEIMVIPDHLDEARITFGAYCAVYDIAFDVLGLKELKAYSKLENKRAIRMAKLLNFKITHQDDECIYFKLNKNDYYPMRDSLISKLGLN comes from the coding sequence ATGAATAATTTTATCAAATATGGCATTAAGATATCAAAACTAGAGTTAAAAGATATAGAGACTCTGCGTCAATGGCGTAATGATCCTAAAATATCTAAAGTAATGCTAAGTCAAAATGGCCACCATATCACTAAAGAAGAGCAATTAAACTGGTTTAACTCACTTGCAGATAAAAGTGATGCTATTTATTATATGGCTTTTGTAGATGATTTAGCGATTGGGTATTTTTGCTTTCAACAAATCAACTGGCAAAATGGTCAGGCTATTCCTGGTGAAATTATGGTAATACCAGACCATTTAGATGAAGCTAGGATTACATTTGGAGCATACTGTGCTGTATATGATATAGCGTTTGATGTTTTAGGACTTAAAGAGCTTAAGGCGTATTCTAAGCTAGAAAATAAACGCGCTATTCGTATGGCTAAGCTATTAAATTTCAAAATTACTCACCAAGATGATGAGTGCATATATTTCAAACTTAATAAAAATGATTACTATCCAATGCGAGATAGTTTAATTAGTAAATTGGGATTAAATTGA
- the groL gene encoding chaperonin GroEL (60 kDa chaperone family; promotes refolding of misfolded polypeptides especially under stressful conditions; forms two stacked rings of heptamers to form a barrel-shaped 14mer; ends can be capped by GroES; misfolded proteins enter the barrel where they are refolded when GroES binds), with product MAKEIIFADDARNRLYTGVKKLSDAVKVTMGPRGRNVLLQKSFGAPTITKDGVSVAKEIELADTIENMGAGLVREVASKTNDEAGDGTTTATVLAHAIFKEGLRNITAGANPIEVKRGMDKFAAAVIEELKSVAKKVEGKKEIAQVATISANSDTSVGDLIAEAMEKVGKDGVITVEEAKSINDELNVVEGMQFDRGYLSPYFITNPEKMQVELSSPFILLFDKKISNLKDLLPVLEQIQKTGKPLLIIAEDIEGEALATLVVNKLRGVLNISAVKAPGFGDRRKAMLEDIAILTGGEVISEELGRTLESATLSDLGQADRVVIDKDNTTIVNGAGSKDSIGARINQIKAQIIETTSDYDREKLQERLAKLSGGVAVIKVGAATETEMKEKKDRVDDALNATKAAVEEGIVVGGGAALIKAGNKVNLNLSGDELIGAQIVKRALFAPLRQIAENAGFDAGVVANAVSTAKEANYGFNAASGEYVDMFEAGIIDPVKVERVALQNAVSVASLLLTTEATVSEIKEDKPAMPAMPDMGGMGGMGGMM from the coding sequence ATGGCAAAAGAGATTATATTTGCAGATGACGCTAGAAATAGATTATATACTGGTGTTAAAAAACTAAGCGATGCGGTAAAAGTAACGATGGGACCAAGAGGTCGTAATGTACTTCTTCAAAAAAGCTTTGGTGCGCCTACAATAACAAAAGATGGCGTAAGCGTAGCTAAAGAGATTGAATTAGCTGATACGATTGAAAATATGGGCGCAGGTCTTGTAAGAGAAGTAGCTAGCAAGACAAATGACGAAGCAGGTGATGGTACAACTACAGCTACAGTTTTAGCTCATGCGATTTTCAAAGAGGGTCTAAGAAATATCACAGCAGGCGCAAATCCAATCGAAGTAAAACGTGGTATGGATAAATTCGCAGCTGCAGTTATAGAAGAGTTAAAAAGTGTAGCTAAAAAAGTAGAAGGCAAAAAAGAGATTGCTCAAGTAGCTACAATCTCTGCAAATAGCGATACAAGCGTAGGTGATCTAATTGCTGAAGCTATGGAAAAAGTAGGCAAAGATGGAGTTATCACAGTTGAAGAGGCTAAATCAATTAATGATGAACTAAATGTAGTTGAAGGTATGCAGTTTGATAGAGGATACCTAAGTCCATACTTCATCACAAACCCAGAAAAAATGCAAGTAGAATTAAGCAGCCCATTTATCTTGTTATTTGATAAAAAAATCTCAAATTTAAAAGATCTACTTCCGGTGCTAGAGCAAATTCAAAAAACTGGCAAACCACTATTAATCATCGCTGAAGATATAGAAGGTGAAGCTTTAGCAACTTTAGTTGTTAATAAACTTCGTGGCGTGCTAAATATTTCAGCAGTTAAAGCTCCAGGCTTTGGCGATAGAAGAAAAGCTATGTTAGAAGATATCGCTATCTTAACAGGTGGTGAAGTAATTAGCGAAGAGTTAGGCAGAACACTTGAGAGTGCAACTCTTAGCGATCTTGGTCAAGCTGATAGAGTAGTAATAGATAAAGATAATACTACAATCGTAAATGGTGCAGGCTCAAAAGATTCTATCGGCGCTAGAATCAATCAAATCAAAGCTCAAATTATTGAGACAACAAGTGATTATGATAGAGAAAAACTTCAAGAGCGTCTAGCTAAACTAAGTGGCGGTGTAGCAGTTATTAAAGTTGGCGCTGCAACAGAAACAGAGATGAAAGAGAAAAAAGATCGTGTAGATGATGCTTTAAATGCTACAAAAGCAGCAGTAGAAGAAGGCATCGTAGTAGGTGGCGGCGCTGCTTTAATTAAAGCAGGTAATAAAGTAAATCTAAATCTAAGCGGTGATGAGTTAATCGGCGCACAAATTGTAAAACGCGCTTTATTTGCTCCACTTCGCCAAATTGCTGAAAATGCAGGCTTTGATGCTGGTGTAGTAGCTAATGCTGTAAGCACTGCTAAAGAGGCTAATTATGGATTTAACGCAGCTAGTGGCGAATATGTAGATATGTTTGAAGCTGGAATTATAGACCCAGTTAAAGTAGAGCGTGTAGCACTGCAAAATGCTGTAAGCGTAGCAAGCTTGCTACTAACTACAGAGGCTACTGTAAGCGAAATTAAAGAGGATAAACCAGCTATGCCAGCAATGCCTGATATGGGCGGTATGGGTGGTATGGGCGGAATGATGTAA
- the groES gene encoding co-chaperone GroES, whose protein sequence is MNFEPLGKRVLVEREEELKTTASGIIIPDNASKEKPSQGKVIAVSKEAEGLSVGDTVVFAKYSGSEITLDDKKYLVLNTEDILGIIK, encoded by the coding sequence ATGAATTTTGAGCCATTAGGCAAGCGTGTGCTTGTAGAAAGAGAAGAAGAGCTTAAAACTACGGCTTCAGGCATTATTATCCCAGATAATGCATCTAAAGAAAAACCAAGCCAAGGCAAAGTTATAGCAGTTAGCAAAGAAGCAGAAGGATTAAGTGTAGGTGATACAGTTGTATTTGCTAAATATAGCGGTAGTGAGATTACACTTGATGATAAAAAATATCTGGTACTAAATACAGAAGATATCTTAGGAATTATAAAATAA
- a CDS encoding AsmA family protein: MRVLYWILGGLALFVAIVYALLFSSVGNSILKPYIEKIASQKSSMNIKLDEFRLAISHLDITVSVNDALKARVYGNYSLFTQELDFNYTASSNDLSSFGVDIKDDINLKGKIVGKLKNFIADGSGKIVGSNLRFATRIANFTPLELKLDAKSLELAQISAIATGKSYIKGKMNIIADITSKDLSYNGNATLNIPNAIVNNELVTADYGVALPQNFTIKANSNLNLNGRTAKAKSVITTPVGVIAALNSIYNIDEKTLNSDLNLNIPNLTKLEPIIGQKLYGEITAKANAKLVGSNLEFLDADISGLGGMITAKMANNEIKAQIKKIKLNELLKLVAMPAIANGNINGNATITSLNDSSKRVGDINIDINGGVFNANELNKMIGSNLTKNLTFNSDIKANLKGDNAKLDANLKSEILNIDNLNANYNLTQKTANAKAYALVPDLAKLGAISGTKINGQIALNADIAADLNNQKMPLKNANIDIKAMDGIISANIDSGKLKAKIQNILAQNLFLMIGQKPLLSGKLNGELNLDSIDIANLNGKGQIKLENGVLNSANLKELTGKNFPQNTTLNAHIKPTFTNSTVHFATTIDSNLATVDKFDGSYDINKNSLEAIYSANVPDLNRLEFLTGMKLNGSLNPSGKISINENINATLNSDFIGSKLKIDIVDNKTNLTLPSFEITNLLEFLDFEPFYEGKATLNANYNLNNSKGDFKADIANGQLSKNGLTNLISATIQKDITNEVYKDGYLKGIIDKNLINFDAQLSSQRSDINITSASLDTATKAINIPIKANIEKTDIDVVIGGTSSDPKYTISSNYLKDKLSKEIDRGLNKLFKGDENKSKDTKELINGLQNLFTR; encoded by the coding sequence ATGAGAGTTTTATACTGGATTTTAGGCGGTTTGGCCCTATTTGTGGCTATTGTTTATGCTCTACTTTTTAGTAGTGTTGGAAATAGCATATTAAAGCCCTATATAGAAAAGATTGCCTCGCAAAAAAGCTCAATGAATATCAAACTTGATGAGTTTAGATTGGCAATTAGTCATCTTGATATCACTGTGAGTGTAAATGATGCTCTAAAGGCTAGAGTTTATGGAAATTATAGCCTATTTACTCAAGAGCTTGATTTTAACTACACAGCTAGCTCAAATGATCTAAGCAGTTTTGGCGTAGATATCAAAGATGATATAAATTTAAAAGGCAAGATAGTTGGTAAGCTTAAGAATTTTATTGCTGATGGTAGTGGTAAAATAGTTGGCTCAAATTTACGCTTTGCAACTAGAATTGCCAACTTTACTCCATTAGAGTTAAAGCTAGATGCTAAATCGCTAGAACTAGCACAAATTAGTGCCATAGCTACTGGCAAATCATACATAAAAGGTAAAATGAACATAATAGCTGATATCACCAGCAAAGACTTAAGCTATAATGGAAATGCTACTTTAAATATCCCAAATGCTATAGTAAATAATGAGTTAGTTACGGCTGATTATGGGGTAGCTTTACCACAAAACTTTACAATCAAAGCAAATTCTAATCTAAATTTAAATGGTCGCACAGCTAAAGCCAAAAGTGTAATTACTACACCTGTTGGAGTTATTGCTGCTTTAAATTCAATATATAATATAGATGAAAAGACATTAAATAGCGATCTAAATTTAAATATTCCAAATTTAACTAAACTTGAGCCAATAATTGGCCAAAAATTATATGGAGAGATTACAGCTAAGGCTAATGCTAAACTAGTTGGTTCAAATTTGGAGTTTTTAGATGCTGATATTAGCGGATTAGGTGGTATGATAACAGCCAAAATGGCTAATAATGAGATAAAAGCCCAGATCAAAAAAATCAAACTAAATGAGCTTTTAAAACTTGTAGCAATGCCAGCAATTGCTAATGGTAATATCAATGGAAATGCTACAATTACGTCATTAAATGATTCTAGCAAAAGAGTTGGGGATATAAATATAGATATAAATGGTGGAGTATTTAACGCTAATGAGTTAAATAAGATGATTGGTTCAAATCTTACTAAAAATCTTACCTTTAATTCTGATATAAAAGCGAATTTAAAAGGTGATAATGCCAAATTAGATGCCAATCTAAAATCTGAAATTTTAAATATAGATAACTTAAATGCCAACTATAATCTAACTCAAAAAACTGCAAATGCCAAAGCATATGCGCTAGTGCCAGATCTTGCTAAATTAGGTGCTATCTCAGGAACTAAAATAAATGGTCAAATTGCTCTAAATGCAGATATAGCAGCTGATCTAAATAATCAAAAAATGCCACTAAAAAATGCAAATATAGATATAAAAGCTATGGATGGGATAATTAGTGCAAATATAGATAGCGGCAAATTAAAAGCTAAAATTCAAAATATCCTAGCCCAAAATCTATTTTTGATGATAGGACAAAAACCACTACTAAGTGGCAAACTAAATGGTGAGTTAAATCTAGACAGTATCGATATAGCAAATCTAAATGGCAAAGGCCAAATCAAACTAGAAAATGGCGTGCTTAATTCAGCTAATTTAAAAGAATTAACTGGTAAAAATTTTCCACAAAATACTACGCTAAATGCACATATCAAACCGACATTTACTAATTCTACTGTACATTTTGCTACTACAATTGATTCAAATTTAGCTACTGTGGATAAATTTGATGGGAGTTATGATATTAATAAAAATAGCCTTGAAGCCATATATAGTGCCAATGTACCAGATCTAAATAGGCTTGAGTTTTTAACTGGAATGAAGCTAAATGGTAGCCTAAATCCAAGTGGAAAAATCTCTATAAATGAGAATATAAATGCTACATTAAATAGCGATTTCATCGGTTCAAAGCTAAAAATAGATATAGTAGATAATAAAACAAATTTGACTTTACCATCATTTGAGATTACAAATCTTTTAGAATTTTTAGATTTTGAGCCATTTTATGAAGGCAAAGCTACACTTAATGCTAACTACAATCTAAATAATTCAAAAGGTGATTTTAAAGCTGATATTGCCAATGGCCAATTAAGCAAAAATGGACTAACAAATCTAATTAGCGCTACAATCCAAAAAGATATAACAAATGAGGTCTATAAAGATGGATATCTAAAAGGGATAATAGATAAAAATTTAATTAATTTCGATGCCCAACTAAGCTCACAAAGATCTGATATCAACATCACATCAGCGAGCCTAGATACCGCCACAAAAGCTATAAATATCCCAATTAAAGCCAATATAGAAAAAACTGATATAGATGTAGTAATTGGCGGTACAAGCAGCGATCCAAAATATACAATTAGCTCGAACTACCTAAAAGATAAGCTCTCAAAAGAGATTGATCGTGGGCTAAATAAACTATTTAAAGGCGATGAGAACAAAAGCAAAGATACAAAAGAGTTAATAAACGGCCTTCAAAATTTATTTACCCGTTAA
- a CDS encoding aminotransferase class V-fold PLP-dependent enzyme: MNIDKIRQNIILKDGIYYFDWTASGLGYLPIEDEIKRILQTYANTHSECSECSNITTNYYENARAGIKKFLNLQSDFVLLPCGQGSSAAIKKFQEIMGIYIPPATKMALNIDFDTIKKSLPLVIVGPYEHHSNEISYRAGLCEVVRIPLAKDGGLHWGELDKILKINANRKIIISISAASNVTGIKTDINALHRVARRYKAVIAIDASSLIAYENVNSSLCDAIFISPHKLLGGVGSCGLLAIRKSLFSSNLPTFSAGGTVSYVSKKSVHYLDDIEQLEDAGTPAITQLIRAYLAFELRNKIGLEFINEQKINLMNKFELGLANIKGVINYAPKNMQRLAIFAFNIKGISPFDLAQTLSNKFGIQSRAGCSCAGPYGHDLLGLNDDEPLSFKPGWLRVSLHWSHSDDDVDYLLSAIDQARKSLT, from the coding sequence TTGAATATAGATAAAATTCGCCAAAATATAATATTAAAAGATGGAATTTACTATTTTGACTGGACAGCTAGTGGGCTTGGATATTTACCTATTGAAGATGAGATAAAGCGTATTTTGCAAACTTACGCTAATACTCATAGTGAGTGTAGCGAGTGTTCAAATATTACTACAAACTACTACGAAAATGCAAGAGCTGGAATAAAAAAATTTTTAAATTTACAAAGTGATTTTGTTCTTTTGCCATGCGGGCAGGGCAGTAGTGCGGCTATTAAGAAATTTCAAGAGATAATGGGGATTTATATTCCACCAGCAACTAAAATGGCTTTAAATATTGATTTTGATACTATTAAAAAATCCTTGCCACTTGTAATTGTAGGGCCGTATGAACACCATAGTAATGAGATTAGTTATAGAGCAGGATTGTGCGAAGTAGTAAGAATCCCTTTAGCAAAAGATGGCGGTTTGCACTGGGGAGAACTAGATAAAATTTTAAAAATCAATGCAAATAGAAAGATTATAATTAGTATAAGTGCAGCTTCAAACGTAACTGGAATAAAAACTGATATTAACGCATTACACCGTGTAGCAAGAAGATATAAAGCTGTGATTGCTATTGATGCTTCAAGTTTGATAGCATATGAAAATGTAAATAGTAGTTTATGTGATGCGATATTTATCTCACCACATAAACTACTTGGTGGAGTAGGAAGTTGTGGGCTTTTGGCTATTAGAAAATCTCTATTTAGCTCAAATTTACCTACATTTTCTGCTGGTGGAACAGTAAGCTATGTGAGTAAAAAAAGTGTGCATTATCTAGATGATATTGAGCAGCTAGAAGATGCTGGTACTCCTGCTATTACTCAGTTGATTCGTGCATATTTGGCTTTTGAGCTTAGAAATAAGATTGGATTAGAGTTTATAAATGAGCAAAAGATAAATCTAATGAATAAATTTGAATTAGGTCTAGCAAATATAAAAGGTGTGATAAATTACGCTCCAAAAAATATGCAAAGACTTGCTATTTTTGCTTTTAATATTAAAGGTATCTCTCCATTTGATTTGGCTCAAACTCTAAGTAATAAATTTGGAATTCAAAGCCGTGCTGGATGTTCGTGTGCTGGACCGTATGGACATGATCTGCTTGGCCTTAATGATGATGAGCCATTAAGCTTTAAGCCAGGTTGGCTAAGAGTTAGCCTTCATTGGTCTCATAGCGATGATGATGTAGATTATCTATTAAGTGCAATTGATCAGGCTAGAAAATCTCTAACCTGA
- the recG gene encoding ATP-dependent DNA helicase RecG — MSQNSQLKELGIASLLDLALILPKSYDDQRVKNEPNIGENSVEIEVKSLVTRPTTLNILAYCISWKCDVSIVIFNARSWHYSSFKRGKTLYIHGKSTIYNGVWQFSNPKIITKVGEIIPHYKRDLKDNQIQNLIKKYLNIESLKSQGLNDDEAREILALHELSDEAIYRVLNLDSKRLELLKFVEIFNYFKKLSAKKVLFKASAIKPYDITSWIETLPFTPTDDQLKAIDDIRLDLGKSIAAKRVIMGDVGSGKTLVILGAALLNYPNRSILMAPTTVLATQLYNQALKLLPSFMKIEYLKKGLKNAKLEEANLIIGTHALLYQELPKSTLIMIDEQHRFGSIQRQKIDELTRNENFRAHFLQFSATPIPRTLCLIESELVSFSFLKQIPFTKHIKTLIIQNSGFNALLEHIKSQIKQNKQTIIVYPLVEDSQVSNYQSLSAAAPFWLNKFEKVYVTHGKDKQKDEVLEQFANDGNILLATTIVEVGISLPKLSTIVIVGAEKLGLASLHQLRGRVGRHGGQGWCYLYTKLATIPSRLKEFAQTLDGFIVAQIDLKNRQAGDILDGTIQHGATFEYYDMDEDITQKAKDRLAAFKAGLS; from the coding sequence ATGAGTCAAAATAGCCAATTAAAAGAGCTAGGTATTGCAAGTTTGCTGGACCTAGCTTTAATCTTGCCTAAAAGCTATGATGACCAAAGAGTCAAAAATGAGCCAAATATAGGCGAAAATAGCGTTGAGATTGAGGTAAAATCATTAGTTACTCGTCCAACTACACTTAATATATTAGCCTATTGTATTTCATGGAAATGCGATGTTAGTATCGTAATTTTTAATGCTAGGTCGTGGCATTATTCATCATTTAAACGCGGAAAAACCTTATATATTCATGGTAAAAGCACGATATATAATGGAGTTTGGCAATTTAGCAATCCAAAAATTATAACCAAAGTCGGAGAGATTATCCCACACTATAAAAGAGATTTAAAAGATAATCAAATTCAAAATTTAATCAAAAAATATCTAAATATTGAATCTTTAAAATCTCAAGGTCTTAATGATGATGAAGCTAGAGAAATTTTAGCTTTGCATGAGCTTAGCGATGAGGCAATTTATAGAGTTTTAAATTTAGATAGTAAAAGATTAGAGCTTTTAAAATTTGTTGAAATTTTTAACTATTTTAAAAAGTTAAGTGCTAAAAAGGTTCTTTTTAAAGCTAGTGCTATTAAGCCTTATGATATTACATCTTGGATAGAGACTTTGCCATTTACTCCTACAGATGATCAGCTAAAAGCTATTGATGATATTAGATTGGATTTGGGCAAAAGCATAGCAGCAAAGCGTGTTATAATGGGTGATGTAGGTAGTGGTAAGACCTTGGTGATTTTAGGTGCTGCGTTGCTAAATTACCCAAATAGATCTATATTAATGGCACCTACTACTGTTTTAGCTACTCAGCTTTATAATCAAGCACTTAAACTTTTGCCAAGCTTTATGAAGATAGAGTATCTCAAAAAAGGCTTAAAAAATGCTAAACTAGAAGAGGCAAATTTGATAATTGGCACACACGCTCTTTTATATCAAGAGTTACCAAAAAGTACTTTAATAATGATTGATGAGCAGCATAGGTTTGGTTCAATACAACGCCAAAAGATAGATGAATTAACTCGTAATGAGAATTTTCGGGCGCACTTTTTGCAATTTAGTGCAACTCCAATTCCTAGAACGCTTTGTCTTATTGAGTCTGAACTGGTTAGTTTTAGCTTTTTAAAACAAATTCCATTTACTAAACATATTAAAACATTAATAATTCAAAATAGCGGATTTAACGCTCTTTTAGAGCATATAAAATCGCAAATTAAGCAAAATAAGCAGACTATAATTGTCTATCCGCTTGTAGAAGATAGTCAAGTAAGCAATTATCAAAGCCTAAGCGCAGCTGCGCCATTTTGGTTAAATAAATTTGAAAAAGTTTATGTAACTCATGGTAAAGATAAGCAAAAAGATGAGGTTTTAGAGCAGTTTGCAAATGATGGCAATATATTGCTTGCTACTACAATTGTAGAGGTTGGAATCTCCTTGCCAAAGCTATCTACTATTGTAATTGTAGGTGCTGAGAAGTTAGGGCTTGCTTCTTTACATCAGCTTCGTGGTAGAGTTGGCAGGCATGGCGGGCAAGGCTGGTGCTATCTATACACTAAGCTTGCTACAATTCCAAGTAGGCTTAAGGAATTTGCTCAAACTCTTGATGGTTTTATAGTAGCTCAAATAGATTTAAAAAACCGCCAAGCTGGAGATATTTTAGATGGTACGATACAGCATGGTGCGACATTTGAATACTATGATATGGATGAAGATATAACGCAAAAAGCCAAAGATAGACTAGCAGCTTTTAAAGCAGGTTTGAGCTAA